A single genomic interval of Planctomycetota bacterium harbors:
- a CDS encoding PEP-CTERM sorting domain-containing protein, with the protein MDVFLGFDGKFNIQTAPTAGPRDDVEAATFFVDGVEIATVVGDISAGIGLPGFLIPVDGGTTTNQQEQGYFNLDLDTTIGGEGWLNLNVGSSNAVTAFYTGNEIGISFIGEADFLAEQEPLTRVPNWPGFNDFDLITFSFVSTNISDVEDNGHSLTQFRASGAGTVNGNAIPEPATAGLLAVAGLTALRRRRA; encoded by the coding sequence TTGGACGTCTTCCTTGGCTTCGACGGCAAGTTCAACATCCAGACCGCTCCGACCGCCGGCCCGCGTGATGACGTCGAGGCCGCGACGTTCTTCGTCGACGGCGTTGAGATCGCGACGGTCGTTGGAGACATCAGCGCCGGCATCGGCCTGCCAGGGTTCCTGATTCCTGTTGACGGCGGAACGACCACCAACCAGCAGGAGCAAGGCTACTTCAACCTCGACCTCGACACCACGATCGGTGGCGAGGGCTGGCTCAACCTCAACGTTGGCAGCTCCAACGCAGTGACTGCGTTCTACACCGGAAACGAGATCGGCATCAGCTTCATTGGTGAAGCAGACTTCCTTGCCGAGCAGGAGCCGCTGACCCGCGTGCCGAACTGGCCCGGCTTCAACGACTTCGATCTCATCACGTTCAGCTTCGTCTCGACGAACATCTCAGACGTCGAAGACAACGGGCACAGCCTCACGCAGTTCCGCGCCTCGGGTGCCGGAACCGTCAACGGCAACGCCATCCCGGAACCCGCGACCGCCGGGCTTCTCGCTGTCGCCGGACTCACCGCC